The DNA window AAAAGATTTACTTTTTGAACATAAAACTATAATTGACAATATAATTTTACCTTTGATTATAGCAAAAGTTAATAAAAAAGAAGCACTTGAAGAAGGGAATAAAATTTTAAAACAATTTAATTTAGATAAGTATGCTAATAAATACCCACAACAATTAAGTGGAGGAATGAGACAAAGGGTAGCTCTTATTAGAACTTATATGTTTAAAAGAAATATTTTCCTCTTAGATGAAGCTTTCTCTGCACTTGATGCTATTACTAAAAAAGAGTTACATAAATGGTATCTTGATTTAAAAAAAGAGTTTAATTTAACAACATTACTTATAACTCATGATATTGAAGAAGCTGTATTTTTAAGTGATAGAATTTATATCTTAGGAAATAAACCAGGTGAAATCATTGGGGAAATTAAAATTGAAATTAATCCTAATGAAGATATTGATGTTCAAAGATTATTTTACAAGAAAGAGATTTTAAATATTATGAATATTGAATAAGGAGAGCTATTATAGTTCTCTTTTTTCTTTACCTTTTTATAAAAAAGTGATATACTTTTTAACAAAAAGTATATAAGGAGATTGATATGAAAAAAATAATAATATCTTTTTTAATTTTATTAAGTTTAATTTTTGTAGCTTGTGGCAAAGAAAGTGGTATAGGAGAATTTATTGATAAAGAAAAAATATCTTCTGAATATAATATAGAAAAAGAAGATGAGAATTCTATTGAATTTACCGATAAAGATGAAGATGCTCCTATATTTAAAATCTTTACTTTTCAAAAAATGCTTAAAATTGATTATAATAATCCTAATAAATTAGATAAAATGGAAGAATATTACCTTAGTAATAATTGTAAAACAATATACAAAGATGAAGAAACATTAATAATTTCTGGTGAAGAAAATGATGATCAAAGCTATGGGTATAATATACATACTTTTGATAATGGCAAAACTGAGTTAAGTATTATTATTTCAGTTGGTGCAACTAGAAAATTGTCAGAAGCAGAATTAGTTAATATGTTAAAAGAGGCTAAATCTTTTATAAAAAAATAATATAATAAAAAAATTTGGGGAGGGAGTAATAATGGCAAATTTTAAATTTTTAGAAACAGAATATCAACTAAAAAAACTAAAACTAAAATATAATAATTTTTGGTATGCTGGCAAATTAAAAAATTATTGGTGTTTAATTAGTGTAAATTTCTATGAAAAAAAGTGTTCTA is part of the Fusobacterium nucleatum genome and encodes:
- a CDS encoding ABC transporter ATP-binding protein; translated protein: MKNILDIKNLSYSFGNNPILKDINIHVNENEMVAIVGSSGVGKSTLFNLIAGVLKKQVGEITINGSEDYIGKVAYMLQKDLLFEHKTIIDNIILPLIIAKVNKKEALEEGNKILKQFNLDKYANKYPQQLSGGMRQRVALIRTYMFKRNIFLLDEAFSALDAITKKELHKWYLDLKKEFNLTTLLITHDIEEAVFLSDRIYILGNKPGEIIGEIKIEINPNEDIDVQRLFYKKEILNIMNIE